Genomic DNA from Lutibacter sp. A80:
GGTGCTCGTGAACCATAGATAGAAGATGCTGCTGCATCTTTAAGTACTGAAACATTCTCTATATCTTGTGGGTTTATTGAATTGATATCTCCTTCCATTCCGTCTATAAGTACTAATGGAGCTCCTGTTGATCCATCTCCAATGGTTGCAACTCCTCGTATATTTATAGTCGATTCATCTTCTAAACTCCCTCCTGTTGAACTTATATTTAAACCGCCTACTGCTCCTTGAAGCATTTGTGTAGCACTTTGAACTGGTCTCGACTCAAAAGTCTCTGATTCTACTGTACCTACTGAACCGGTTAAATTTACCTTTTTTTGAGTTCCATAACCCACTACTACTACTTCACTAAGACTTTCAGCACTAGATTTTAGATTAATAACAAAATCGGTGGTATCTCCAATGGCTACTTCAACAGTTTGAAATCCTATATAAGATACCACTAAGGTAGTGGAGTTTGCATCTATATTGATACTAAACTTACCATCAAAATCCGTAGTTACTCCATTTGAAGTTCCTTTGACAATAATACTAGCTCCTGGTAATGGGGCTCCTTGATCATCGGTAACAATTCCACTTATAATTTTTTCTTGTTGAGGGATATCTGAAATATCCGAGGCATTTGCTTGAATTTGAAATAAAAATATCAGCAAAAATAATGAGATAAATTTAGTCTTAAAATCAAATTCTAAATCATAAAAATATAATCTTTTAAGATTAATAAAGTTTTTCATATTTGGTTGTAGTTTAATTATTTAAAATAATTTATTGAACCTTTATATATTTAGCAATTGTTAACTTAACAATACCATATAAGGCTGATTTTAATAATAGTAGTAGTTTAATAGTAGTTTTTACATCATATAATTAAAGTTTTAAAGTGATTAGTATTAAATTACAGCAAAATCATGTTTAGTTTTAATCTCTTGTACTTAAATCCTAAAACCAAAGTTCATATCTACATACTCAATTGTTGATTCATTATAAATAACTCTTGAGAATATTAATAGTTGACTAAGGAGTTACGATATTCTATCTGTTAAAGACTAAAACTCTAGTATTGAAACTAATTTTACCATACCATCACTACAACCTGAGAATATAGTAGTGACAGTAAAATTGATTTTGTTGTTTTCATAATTATTATAATTATTGTTGTTTGGTTTTGTTACTACATTAAAATTCACTTTTAAATATTTAAGAATTAAATACTACTTATTATTTAAAACACAGATAATTCCTTAAAAGTAGATTACACTATAATATATTTGAATTATGTTTATTAAATTAAAAAACAAATAGATTCAAATAATAAAATAAAGGATATTAAATAACTTATCCTCATACAAACTTACATCAAAAACAAAACAAAAAAATAGAGATAAAAACTGAATATATGGACAATAATACTTTTTTATAAGATCGAATAAAATTTTAATACTTAAAAAAAGAAGTAAAAATTTTAAGTAAAAAAAATAGAGATACTTTAATAAAAAAAATAACATATAAGAAAAACCAAATCAACAAACACTTTCCTAAAGAAAAAAATACTTAGTTTTACAACGATTTAGAAGAAACAGTTATAATTAGTTTATAGCAAATTTTAAAAAAATTAAAAAAAATTTATTTTTTTAACACTACCTTTACTAAAACACACTTAAATTTAAGGAACGAAATTAAATTAAATAATAATATAGATAATTTCACTCTGTTATTTTATGAAGATAAATGGAAAAAATAAGACACTATCTTTAAAGCTGATTTTATTTAAGATTTTAATTATACTTGTTTTCACTTGTTAAAATTCAATTATAAATAACACAAGAAAACTTAAATACAAAAATTCAAATAATGAATAATACTACTTTAAGAGATGGCTTTATAGGCCAAAAGATGATAGCATTACCAAAAACAATAATAAACATTACAAAAGAAAACCCAGTTACCAATAATTTTTACATAAGTGACTTAGGCTACTACCCAGAGGCAAGTCATCATTACCGAATAAGGGAAAAAGGTGCTAGCCAATATATTTTTATATATTGCACTAAAGGTAGAGGAGAAATCACACTAAATAGAGAAAAAACTCTAATTTCCCCTAACCAATTTTTCATAATCCCAAAAAACACACCACATGAATATAAAGCTAACGATATAGATCCTTGGAGTATTTATTGGTTTCACTTTAACGGAGTAATAGCTCCTCAACTATACGATAGATATATTACTACAAATTCAAATAATTATAAAAATGCACCTTTTTCTATTGAAAAAATTAAACTTTTCGAAAAAATATTTAGTTCATTTGATCGAAACTATTTAGAAAACCATCTAGAATACGCTAACCTGTTAAGTTTAAACTTTATAAGCTCTTTTATCTATCATGATTTTGAGCTGACTATTAAAATGAGTAATAATGACACCTTAGTAGACTCAATAAAAAAAGACTTATTAAACAATTTAGATAAAAATTTTACTCTGGATGAAATTGCCTCTAAATTTAACTATTCAAAATCTTATTTACATACCAAATTTAAATTGGACACTGGATATCCCATATTAGTTTTTTTTAATTTAAAGAAAATTCAAAAAGCTTGTGAATATTTAAATTATACAGATTTAAGCATAAAAGAAATCAGCTTCAAACTTGGATTTGAAGACCCTTTATACTTTTCAAGAGTTTTTAAAAATTTAATGGGGAAATCACCAAGAACTTACAAAAAAAGCCAACGTAAATTATAAAACACTTTAAATTAACCCTCTTAATATACAATTATAAATAAAAATAAGCACTCCCCAAATAAAGGAAGGCTTATATAATTTTAAACATTTTATATAAAAACACCAAAGTAAAAAACCTCCTGGCATTAAATAAAAAAGTTTTCAAAAAGAGTTACCACTTTTATTTATAATATATAGTCAACCCTCAGGCACAAGAGCATCTATAATTACCCTAATTTAACCTTAACAAATATATTTATAATCAATAGTTGAAATAGTGTTTAAAGTATTATTTAAACCAAGTATTAACGTTACTATTGATGGTTTATGTATATGAGTAGTAAATGTGCTTAATTAGTGTAGTATTGAAGGAGTTACACATCTTTAAAAATCCAATTAATTATAAGGTTATGACAAAAATCATTGGTATATTATTTGAAAACATCTAATTTTAGATATAAATTCATTTGCTATGAAATATGTTTTTATTTTAATTCTTTTCCTATTTAGTATCTTTTCCTTTTCTCAACAATTAGAAGTTGATGAGTTAGTTGAAATTTTCAAAACTAACTATTCAAAAGTAGAACCGCTATTGATTAATAATGGTTTTGATTTCAAAGGTGAAGACAACAGTAAATATCCGTTACATGAGATAACTTTTAGTACAAACAGTAAATATATTTCTGAAGTTGAAACTATTGTTTTTATTTATTCTAAAAATGATTTATCATTAACTAAAAATAAAGTGATTTATATGTTTAAAGGAAAACAAAAACACAATAATTTAGTTAAACACTTAATTAGCAGTGATTTTGAATATTTGGATAGTCTTAATTCAGAAGATATGCTTGTGAAGTACTATACACGAAAAACTGATAATCCAAAAATTTATATATCCGCATCTATCTTCATTGTACAAGATTATTTTTATTCATTAATATTTGAATTTACCATAATTGAATAAAGAAAATATAGTTTAAAACTATAATGTGATATGGCAACAATTGAGTCAATAACAATTACGTTATATAACGGTTTATACCCTTATGTAGCCAACAGAAATAAAAAGGCTTACAGAGAAGAGTTTGAGAAAAGAAAAACATTCAACACTAAATTTGCTTTAGAGTTTTTCCCTAAATACATTGACTTTGAAAAGTGGTCTAAAAACCCAAAAGACCCTTACGATATGCTTTTAATTAATTATTGGATGATTGAGGTCCCAATTGTAGGGTTAAAATATACTAACTTGTATGGCAGTTATCTAAATGGAAATAGAATACTAAATAAACACTTAAAAAATAAAACTAATTCTCCAATAAAAATTAGAAACATAAAAAAAAAGAAAATAAAACCAACAAAAGCAGAAATCCCGATTCTTAGCGAAAGTCTTTTAGAATTGTTAAATGAAAAACCTAAGAAAAGAGCCAAGACGAGAACCAAAACAAGAAAAATAAAAAGTGAGTTTAATAATAAACAGATGCTCCTTCACTTTGCTGATATTACTGATGAAATAGAATTAAAATTATCTAAAACTAGTACTGATAAAAAAGAATTTAATATTCTATTTAACAAAAATATCATTCCCATAAATAGCGACTTATTAGTATTTGCTCTTGCTTATTTTGAATTAGAAAAAAAATACAGATTAGAAGCAAAATCACTTATGACAAGGCTCTTACCTGTCGCAAAGGAAAAAGACCCAAGGTATAATGAAAATGATTTAAAAATATTTTTTAAAGAAATAGTTAATCAAAAGAAATATTTAGATGAAAAAGAAAAATTTAAAAAGCGTGTAGTATGGATAAAAAAATAATTATATTATTTCTTTTAGGTGCTGCAATACTAACATCGTGCAAAGAAAACTGTCAAGACTTACCTAGTAGTTTTGAAAATTATCAACAAGCAAAGGCTTTAGTATTGAGTGCTAATTATAAACATTCTTATAAAGCAGATACATCAGATAGCCCTTGGATTACTTCTGCAAAATACTTGAGTTGTAATAATGTCTCAGGTTTTTTTGTTATGAAAATACGTAATAAGACTTACATCTATCAAAATATGCCTCATCCTGTTTGGGAAAATTTCACAAAATCAGATTCAAAAGGAAGGTTTTATAATAAAAAAATAAAAGGTCGATACCAATTGAAATTGACTAAAAGAAAATAGGATTAACTAAATATTTAATAATAAAGGTGAAATGAAAAATTTATTTATTAAAGTTGTATTAACGATTATAGCCATTGGAGTTTGGGCTAATATTTATCAGAACCAAAAAATAATTAATAACCAATTAAGCAAAAAACCTCAAAAGGTAATAGTTTTAAACCAAGTTGATGTTACTGGAGAAGTCGAAATTGAAAACGAAGTTGATATAAACATATCAAAAATTGGTGGTGATGAAACGTGGTCTAGAAACGGGAGACTCGTAGTTGATGACTATTGGAATGATTGAAAAAGTATTTTAAAATTGAATAGATATAAGAAAAATAAATTTATCGTACAGAAACCATACAACTTGAACCCTATAAAAAACTCTTAACCAAAAAAGTTAATTGCCAGTAAACATACTTATTTTTAAATTACTGACTAAATACTGACTAGATTAGAAATAAGAAATCCATAACTGCTTAATTAAAAGTTTGTTACGGATTTTCTTGGTACTCGAGATGGGAGTACCTATAAAGTTAATCATAGTTTTATGCATTTTAACTCATTGATAATTAGTAATAAGAAATTTACTTAACCATCTTAAATTAAGTTTTATTAACTTTCTAAAATATTTATCCCCCTATTAGAACCCCTATTCAATTAACTTTACTATATTTGAATATATATGAAAGTTTCATTTAGTTTAAGAAAGGATAAAATAGATAAACAAGGCTTGATCCCTGTTAGAATGCTTATTTCACATAATGGCATTAGAATAAGAAAAGTTGTCCCTAATGTAAAAGTTAAAGAGAAAGATTGGGTAAAGAAAAGCCAGAGAGTAAAATCACCTTTAAAATCTCAAGAATACAATTATTATATTGAATACAACAAAATTATAGAAGACTTAGAATCACGAGTTAAAGAAATTTTCAGATTTATTCTTTTAAATAACATTAATCCAACTGAAGATTATTTATTAAAAAAAATTGAATCTAATGAGGAAGTACATTTAACATTTGATTTTATGACCTGCTTTCAAGAATTTATTGATAAAAATAAAAGTATTAAGGCAGAACGAACAATTAAGTCCTATGTTACAACTAAAAATTTCATACAGGACTATATAGATTATTTTAATGAGCCTTTAAACTTCGAAGATCTTGATTTTGATTTTTTTGAAAAATTTAGAATTTACTCTTTTGATATAAAAAACACAAAAAACAACTATTTTTCTAAACTTATAGGAATTCTTAAAACATTTATGTCTTGGGCTTTTGAAAAAGAATATCATACGAATCTAAATTTTAAAAAATTTAAAGCCAGCGAAGATGAAACAGAGGTTATTTATTTAACAATGGAAGAATTAATGAACCTCTATAAATTTGAATTCGATTCAGATAGGTTAAGTCACGTAAGAGATGTTTACTGTTTTGGATGTTTCACAGGTCTGAGGTTCAGTGACTTAAAAGTTTTAAGAACCTCTAATATTTTTGAAGATCACTTAATGCTGAATATTGTAAAAACCAAAACAATTGGACATAAAGTACCATTGAACCAATATTCAAAGTCTATTTTAGAAAAATATAAAGACACTATTTACGAGCCATTACCAGTCATTTCAAGTCAAAAATTTAATAAGTACATAAAAGAGTGTTGTGAAAAAGTTAAAATAACAACACCTACAATTATTACAAGATATATAGGGCAAAAAATAGTAAATAAAACTGTTCCAAAATATGAAGTAATTACGAGTCACACAGCACGTAAAACATTTGTAACCAACTCTTTAATACTAGGCATGAAAGAAATGATTGTTAGAAATATTACTGGACATAAGAAAGAAGAATCATTTAGAAAATATGTAAAAATCGCTGAAGATTTTAAGAAACAAGAAATGGATAATACATGGAATAAGATATAAAGACTGAAAAATGAAAAAGAAAATTTTTTTAATAAAGCGCAATGAAAAAATTCTACTTGAAGACCCTAATCCAGAGGCTTTTACATTAGACATCAATAAACTAAAAGATAAATACCCAATTATAGAAGAGTCTAATCACAAGAAATTCAGGGATAAATACTCTAATTACATTACTCATGAATTCACACCTCACTCAGAAATTTCTTATGATAATATATATAAGATTATTTTCAGTAAAAATCTTGGTATAATACCTCTTTGTAATAATTTTTTAGAACATATTTATAGTCTTCCACCAATAACGAAGATAATATCTATATTAAATCATGCGGTTGCATTAGAAAAAGAGAGATTAATTTATACTGAAGTAGGGAAAATAGCTCTTACAGAATTTGAAAGGTATTTAGATGATGAATTAGATATTCCTTCTAAAAATCCAAAGAGTTTGTATAATCTTTATTCTAAATGTTCATTTAATGAGGTTGAAGAACTACAATGTAAAAGTGTTTATTTCCATACTTTCTATTTCTGTACATTAGGAGAGAAAATACCAAAAGAAATGGAAAATATATTTGAATTTTACGATTTAAAAAATTATCAAAAGAGAATTGAAAATAAGATTTCAATAATTAATCAAGATAGCGAACTCTTAATGTTTAGCCCTTTACTATATGATTTTAATCAATGGTCTAAATTAATACATTACGAATTTTCAATAATAACGAATGAATATTTAAGATTATTATTTAAAAAAAAAATATTGAGTTCTCTCAATCAGTTAAAAAATAGAATTGGGTATGATAAAATTCCAAACCTACATAATGATAGAGTACATATACATGGGAAAATCTATTTTACACCTTCTGATATAATTAAACCTAGATTTGAAAACCCACTATTAAAATATATAGATTTTATTAAAAATTTTATATTTGATAATTCTTCACCATCTAATAATAATCAATTAATCTCAAAATTAGGTAGAAAAGTTAATAAGAAAATACCCCTTAATGTTAGTCCAAAAAAACTAAATTCTATTTTTTTAAATTTTTTTAAAATAAATATGATATCTATTGATGATGATATTGAAAGTAGAATTAAGCGCTTTATAAAAAACTGTTTTGACATAAAGCCAAAGTATTCTTTTGAATCAAAATCAATTGAAACAATTAATTTTTTAGATTTTGATTTAAGAGAAAAATTATCAAAACTTTTATATGTTTTAAACGAAATAAATATTATTACATACAATAGTTCAAGACATCTATATTTAATTTTAATAATTGAATTAAAAAATAATAATAACGAGAATATAGGGCTTAGTGAAAGCACTTTAAAGCCATTATTTCAGGAATTAAAAAATGAAAAAATCAAGATTAATAACATAATTAAAGAGATTGGTTTTGAAAGCCAAACAACCTTGAAAAACCTTTAATCTGTATAACCAAGCAAATGCCCTTTTTAAAAAAAATTCCCTCCTTTAATCTATTATAAACATTGAGTTTATGGTAACCAAAAAAAATTGGTTACTTGTTAACTCTGTTGTTTAATCCAAACTTTGCCAAAAGAAATTTAAGTTTAATTAAAACTAATATCAATATGGCAAATAATGTATTATTCTACACACACACAAAAGACGACTTAAAAAGAACCGTTCGGTTAATCCTTAACGAGCTAAGGCAAACTGAATTAATTGATTCATCAATACCTATAGATGATGAAAAACTAAGTCAGTCAGCTGCTGCTCAATTATTAGGCATATCAATAACCTCTATAATCTCCTGGAGAAAATCAGGGAAAATTCCAAGAGATGCGTATATGCGTATTGGTAGACCCATTTTTTATTCAAAGAAAAAACTTTTAGAATACGCAAGAAAAGACAAGAGTTTAGTTACTCCTAGTCGAAAATAAAAAATTATAAATTTTTCTTACTTAAATATCAATTAATAAAATTAATAGTATGGGTTTACACAATAAATATCTTAATCAAGCAAATTTTTTTACAAGGAGTCTTTTTAAACTTGATAGAGAAATCCATAAAGATATTGTATACCTCATTCAAAGTAAGATTGATTTTTTTGGTAAGTCTAAGAATATTATCAACATATCGTTTGATGATTATTTGAAAGCTAAAAATATTACAAAAAACGACACATACTCTTTTGTCCAATTCCACGAGTTTGTTGAAGAAATTAAACAAATAGGAGGAGCATTCTATAACAACATTAATAATAGTTTCATTTCATTCAATATTGTTGATAATGTACAAATTGATTATGAAAATTCAGAAACCTTAAAAATAGAACTTGGTAAGTTTGGCAAAGTTTTCTTTTTTAAAGAAAAATTACAGGAATATATTAAAGAGATAACACCACAAGGCAAGCCCCAAAAATATTGTGGACATACCCAAATTGAAAATTCGGCTTTCAAAATTAATGGAATAAGGAGAAAAAAATTCTTTGAAATAATTTCTCAGTTCAAAAATACAGGTTTTTGTAAAATTTCAGTAAATGAACTTAAAATGTATCTAGGCTACATTGAAATATACGATAAAACAACTCTAGAACCTCTCAAAAGAGATAAACAACTTAAACTAATATTTATACCTAAAGATAAATATGATTTTAAAGATAGTTACCCTAAGTATAGTGTTTTTGAGAGAGATTTTTTAGCTCCAGCAATAAAATCAATAAATAAAGATGTAAGTAAGGATATAAATAATTTAAAAATATCAAGAAAGAAAAAAACTGGAAGAAAAATCACTCATCTAGAATTTACATTTAATGCTCTAGGTAAAGATTTATCTGAAGAAGAAACTAAATGCCTAAAACACTTTCAAGATTGCGGTTTAGATAGGACACAGGTAATATTTTTACTTAAGAGAATTGGCTATAAAGAAATGTATGGACGTTGGATGGAAAACGTAGAAAGAAAAGTAATTGAAGGAGAAAGTGAGGCAAAATATTATGAAAGAAAAACACATAAGGAAATAATAAATATTTCAGGATATTTATACAGTGTTTTATTCTCGGAATTACAATAGTTATTAACAAAGATTATTTATATGAAGTACTGTTTTAAGGATACAACCTTACACTTTAAGGATGCAACCTCACACTTTAAGGATGCAACCTCACACTTTAAGGATACAACCTCATACTTTAAGGATGCAACCTCATACTTTAAGGATGCAACCTCACACTTTAAGAATGCACCCTCACACTTTAAGGATGCACCCTCACACTTTAAGGATGCACCCTCACACTATGTTAAGGATGCACCCTCACACTTAGATAAGGATACACCCTCACACTTACGCTCGGCAACACTAGTATTTACAGGTGCTACAGAGTGTCTAAAATACTACTGTTAAATAATGAAAATGAATAAAACTTCTGTATTTATAATACGAAAAAATGAATAAATATAAAATTAGGTAAAGGGAAAAAATAGTTTTCCCAACTTAAACTTGATATTAAATTTTAATAAAAGTAAAATCATGAAAAAAATCACCACAAATGTTTTAAAAAAAATATACAAAGAAGAAGCTGAAATTTATTTCGGAAACTTAGGAAGATATTTTATAATTGATGAAAATAATAAAGATTACCTAAACTATCTATGCCACTATTTTGCTGAAAGCTTAGATTTTGAAAAAAAATTTGGAGGAGAACTTAGAAAAGGACTTATGGTTACTGGCAAACTAGGTACAGGTAAATCTTCTTCTTTTGATATTGTTCAGAACATATCCAAAAAACACAAATTTACATCTTTATGGTTCGCTAAAAGATCAGCTAATGAGATAGTAACAAAATACAATGAAAGCCCCTTAAAAGACTCTATAATAAGGGACGCTTCAAGAGGCAAACTGTATTTCGATGACCTAGGAGCTGAAAAAGAAGCTTCCAATTTCGGAAAAGAAGATATTTTCGTGAGAATTTTTGAATTAAGATATGAGGCATTTAAAGAAAAAGGAACCAAGACTTTTATAAGCACCAATTACTCAATATATGACATAAAAAAAAGATACGGAATTAGGCTATATGATCGCTTTAAAGAGATGTTTAATCTTATAGAACTAAATGGTGAAAGTAGAAGATTTTAAAAAACATTAAAATTAATTATAATGAGGATAATAACACATCAATAATAATTAATTATTCGATAAACTTAGGTTTTAGCAAGGTGTGTTATCGACAGGTCGATAACTCAAAATCCTACGAAGTTTTGACCTTGATTTATGCTCCTTACAGTTGCAGAAATACCTAAAAATTAAAAATTTCAATACCCCCCCTTAACTATATATGAAAAAATCAAGAGCATTAAAAACCAAAAACAGAAGACCATTTTTAGAAGACGGCTTAAAAGGAAATGAGTTAAAAAACTATTTATTTAATCATAAAGTTGATAAAAGAATTAAATAAGATTGGAGTTAACATCAACCAAGCCGTAAAAAAATAAACAGTTTTAATACAAAAGATTAAAAGACAAATAAGCAAATAGAAAACTTACTATCATTTATGGATAGAGTAATGCATCTTCTTAATCAATTGTTATTTTAACTAAAAAAATCAAGCTAAACAGCTAAATAATAATAATATGAAAATATATTTAAACTTAACAACCCTGCAAAACTTGCTTTCAATTTTTGAAAAAGCTCCATACAACTATCTTAGTTCAAATAGGAACAGTATTTTAACACATAATGAAATGTTACATAGAAAAATTTTAAGCCCAATGGGTATTCCTCCAATTTCTAACAAAGAATTGGTTTTTAGAAAAATTTATGAACTCAACAATATTGAATCAAAAAAACAACTGTATGGTCTCTACAAATCTATTGAATTTATTAAATTTTACGGTTTAAACATTTATGAAATTAGCCTTATTATTGACGAAATTGTATTTGAAATCGAGAATTATTATTTAACACCAAATAGAACCATTTTTAACCCCTTTTCCTAGTTTACAACAAATAAAATTGATTCAATTATAATCCTTAAGACAATGTATATCTAAACTCATTTTTACAGAGGAATTTATTTATAAAATTATTGGCAACATATCATCAACATTAAGATATATGAATGATGTAAGTCATGTCATATATGTGATAAATGTTATATATGTAATAAATGTTATATATATAATAAATATTATATGTCTAAATTTTCAGGAAGAACTTTTTTCCCTTTTCCTTAAAATATACTTGAATTAATTAATTGGGGTGTGTAATTACGCATTATTAAATTCAAATATATACGTCATTTATATCATATAAATCATATAAGTCATATAAGTCATATAAGTCATATAATTAAACAACGAAATTGTGGGGGTGTGTAATTACGCATTTTCAATAAATACATCAAAAATTTATAGTAAAAATTTGAGATAAGTATCATTTTTTACTACTTTTATAAAAATTTTACTAAAGTGAATGCTAAGGATTATATAAAACAATTATTATCTATTGAGAATTTCTCCTTTTCACTTGAAGAAATTACTCAGCAAACAGATAATAAAGGAACATCACTAAAATTTGAACTTGCCAGATTAATTGAAAAAAAAGAAATTGTAAACCTTAGAAAAGGTTTTTATTTGATTATCCCTCCCAGATATTCAAGACAAGGACAGATTCCTATTCAACTTTACATTGAGAAACTTTTTAAATATTTAAATAAATCTTATTATTTAGGATTTTATACTGCAGCAAAATTCCACGGAGCAAGTCACCAACAATCACAAAAAGAATATGTGATGATTCAAACACCTTCATTACCTGATATTAATAAAAACTCTGTTGATATTCGGTTTTTCACAACAACTACTTTGACTAACAAAAATATTATTGAAAAAAAATCAGATGCAGGAATTTTTAAAATATCAAGCCCTGTACTAACAACTGTTGACTTGATTCACCACCAAACTAAATTAGGGGGACTCAATAGAATGCTTGCAATTATTGAAGAGTTATCTGAAGAAATAAATGAAATCGACTTAAGTGAATTACTCACCTGGTACCCACATAAGAGTACTTTACAACGATTAGGCTTCATTCTTGAATTAGTTGAAGCCGATGAAAAATTAATTGAAATACTATCAAAGTATTTTGAAAGAGATAATTATTATCCTGTTTTATTAAGCCCTAGATCATCAGAAAAACCTGGAGCAGTAAATAATAAGTGGAAAGTGGCTATAAATATTAAACTAGAAAGCGATTTATGATCCCAAAACCAGATATAGCAAAATGGCAAGCCCATGCACCTTGGAAACAATTTTACCAGATAGAACAAGACTTAGTTATTAGTAGAGCCTTAATTGAAATCTTTTCAGATGATTTTCTCCAAGAAAATTTGGCTTTTAGAGGTGGTACAGCTTTACATAAGCTATATTTAAATCCAGCACCAAGATATTCTGAAGATATAGATTTAGTTCAGATAAAACCTGGACCTATAAAACCAGTAATGCAACGCATAAATGAAGTTATTACATTTTTTGAAGAAAAAAGAAGTACAAAAATAGGAGGTCATGGAGCGAAAGCATTGTATAGATTTAATTCAGAATATGAGGATATTCGTCTCAGGTTAAAATTAGAAATAAACTGTAAAGAACATTTTAATGTATTAGAATGGGTTGATTTTCCTTTTGAAGTAAAAAGCGAATGGTTTTCTGGTAAAGCTAAGATTAGAACTTATAACATAAATGAACTCTTAGGAACAAAAATGAGAGCTTTATACCAGCGTAGCAAAGGACGAGATTTATTCGATTTAGATTATTCAAGGTTGAATATGGAATTGAATACTGAAGAAATAATTGAAAGCTTTAAAG
This window encodes:
- a CDS encoding AraC family transcriptional regulator, with translation MNNTTLRDGFIGQKMIALPKTIINITKENPVTNNFYISDLGYYPEASHHYRIREKGASQYIFIYCTKGRGEITLNREKTLISPNQFFIIPKNTPHEYKANDIDPWSIYWFHFNGVIAPQLYDRYITTNSNNYKNAPFSIEKIKLFEKIFSSFDRNYLENHLEYANLLSLNFISSFIYHDFELTIKMSNNDTLVDSIKKDLLNNLDKNFTLDEIASKFNYSKSYLHTKFKLDTGYPILVFFNLKKIQKACEYLNYTDLSIKEISFKLGFEDPLYFSRVFKNLMGKSPRTYKKSQRKL
- a CDS encoding KTSC domain-containing protein, with product MDKKIIILFLLGAAILTSCKENCQDLPSSFENYQQAKALVLSANYKHSYKADTSDSPWITSAKYLSCNNVSGFFVMKIRNKTYIYQNMPHPVWENFTKSDSKGRFYNKKIKGRYQLKLTKRK
- a CDS encoding site-specific integrase, producing MKVSFSLRKDKIDKQGLIPVRMLISHNGIRIRKVVPNVKVKEKDWVKKSQRVKSPLKSQEYNYYIEYNKIIEDLESRVKEIFRFILLNNINPTEDYLLKKIESNEEVHLTFDFMTCFQEFIDKNKSIKAERTIKSYVTTKNFIQDYIDYFNEPLNFEDLDFDFFEKFRIYSFDIKNTKNNYFSKLIGILKTFMSWAFEKEYHTNLNFKKFKASEDETEVIYLTMEELMNLYKFEFDSDRLSHVRDVYCFGCFTGLRFSDLKVLRTSNIFEDHLMLNIVKTKTIGHKVPLNQYSKSILEKYKDTIYEPLPVISSQKFNKYIKECCEKVKITTPTIITRYIGQKIVNKTVPKYEVITSHTARKTFVTNSLILGMKEMIVRNITGHKKEESFRKYVKIAEDFKKQEMDNTWNKI
- a CDS encoding helix-turn-helix domain-containing protein encodes the protein MANNVLFYTHTKDDLKRTVRLILNELRQTELIDSSIPIDDEKLSQSAAAQLLGISITSIISWRKSGKIPRDAYMRIGRPIFYSKKKLLEYARKDKSLVTPSRK
- a CDS encoding replication initiation protein — protein: MGLHNKYLNQANFFTRSLFKLDREIHKDIVYLIQSKIDFFGKSKNIINISFDDYLKAKNITKNDTYSFVQFHEFVEEIKQIGGAFYNNINNSFISFNIVDNVQIDYENSETLKIELGKFGKVFFFKEKLQEYIKEITPQGKPQKYCGHTQIENSAFKINGIRRKKFFEIISQFKNTGFCKISVNELKMYLGYIEIYDKTTLEPLKRDKQLKLIFIPKDKYDFKDSYPKYSVFERDFLAPAIKSINKDVSKDINNLKISRKKKTGRKITHLEFTFNALGKDLSEEETKCLKHFQDCGLDRTQVIFLLKRIGYKEMYGRWMENVERKVIEGESEAKYYERKTHKEIINISGYLYSVLFSELQ
- a CDS encoding type IV toxin-antitoxin system AbiEi family antitoxin; its protein translation is MNAKDYIKQLLSIENFSFSLEEITQQTDNKGTSLKFELARLIEKKEIVNLRKGFYLIIPPRYSRQGQIPIQLYIEKLFKYLNKSYYLGFYTAAKFHGASHQQSQKEYVMIQTPSLPDINKNSVDIRFFTTTTLTNKNIIEKKSDAGIFKISSPVLTTVDLIHHQTKLGGLNRMLAIIEELSEEINEIDLSELLTWYPHKSTLQRLGFILELVEADEKLIEILSKYFERDNYYPVLLSPRSSEKPGAVNNKWKVAINIKLESDL
- a CDS encoding nucleotidyl transferase AbiEii/AbiGii toxin family protein, producing MIPKPDIAKWQAHAPWKQFYQIEQDLVISRALIEIFSDDFLQENLAFRGGTALHKLYLNPAPRYSEDIDLVQIKPGPIKPVMQRINEVITFFEEKRSTKIGGHGAKALYRFNSEYEDIRLRLKLEINCKEHFNVLEWVDFPFEVKSEWFSGKAKIRTYNINELLGTKMRALYQRSKGRDLFDLDYSRLNMELNTEEIIESFKEYTTFSTGNRPPSQKEFLQNIEEKEQDPNFTGDMEALLRPEITYNQEAAFKWLKSELIEKI